The window cATAATGGAACAGATTTGATTACCATTTGCTGGCGGGCgaactttcttcttcttcttcttctttactgtaaaaaaaatataaaaaaagaaaacttagcAAGTTTTGATCCAAATTATAACAACACTTGAGGTCACATCAACATGGTGCATGCCacacaaatttcaattctCCAATTGCTTAAAAAACATGGAAAAACTactctaaattaatttgaacaCAGCAAACAACACATTCTTAACACTCGCACTATTCCTCGCATTACCTGCCTCACTGGCAGCCATCTTCTGCTGCACTTCTTCATCGACTATTAAAGCACTCCCTTGTGAAGCTTGTTCCTTCACACTAATTGACTCATGTGTAGCTTCAGATTCGTCAACTACTTTGGTGGCCTTCACTTTCTCTACTAAGGTCTGGGGTCCAGAGGTAACAACCTTTTCCTCCTCTACCTCCTTGGTTTTTGTAGTCTCTTCAATGACTGACTGTAtgtttctctctccctttgaAGCAGCAGATAAGGTAGGGGAAGGAACTTTTGGCTGTGCAACTCGAGCAGACTCCATatctaaacataaattatcAACCGGAATAAGTTATTGTATAGCACAGCAAATCTAAGTCTAAGTGAAAGAACCAAACTATAAGACGCATACCTTGCACCTGATAGGCACTACCAGCATTATCGGCACTACTATTGCCAGACTCAAGAATACGATTGATTGTATCCCTGAGTGTCTTATTTGGCAAGAGATCATCTGCAAGTATGTTTGTTGCTCCACAAACACATGCTGATTTAGTGATAATATGGTCCCTAATACCTGTGACCAAAATTTCACGCCCAAAATGGTCATTAACACTTGTGATTAATGAAGTTCTGAACTCCAGAATGTTATTTACTGATAAAAATCTCAAGGTagaaatagttacaaaattgTAGTCATACATTTATCACAAAAGCTCTTAAAGCAACACTTGCTTGTCAAGACAGCATCTTTCATAACCTCCTTACACAGAGGACAGTGAAGCTCAGGGGGCAAATCACCAACTGAGCGTGTCGAAGGTAGACCTTCAATCTCTTTCTCAAAAGCAGCCCTGTTTCAGTTCAGATATGATGAATGAAATGGCTGGTCTAATTCAGATAGACAATTAAACTCAAATTGCTGAAAGATACAACTTACTCATTCGGCTTCAAGACAGCTACAGCCCCACTCGGCAATGCATATGAGCCATCAGGAGTGGCCATTAGCATAGACTTTGGAATCCCAGTGGGAGGCTTCACTCTTCTTATGTCATAACTTGGATCTCCATTAGTGGGGCAGTGTTGAATAAAATGTCCTGGACACAGATATTAATAATCACcgcaaaagaaaacaataatgaaaagaaaaaccaaaaccagCAATgctttaattaagaaaaacatgaaCGCACCAGGAATTTTGCATCTGTGACACACATATCCCTGTGGAGGTGTTTTCCTTTCAAATCCTACACAATATCATCAAATGATACACAGATTTAAGCAGATGGCAAAAATATGGTAATCAGCCATGACATATCActtaataaaatacaattgatCATGGATAAGTCCATACCAAAACCCCGTCCACCCATTCGTCCACCAACACCTCTTCCAAAACCCCGTCCAGTACCAAACCCATCAGAACCTTGACTGCAATCCATGAATTCCACGTTGGTAATCAgagtcaaaaaaaaaaagcacatcACAACTAACAGTTTCAACAATGCTAGAATGTAACTCACTGTTGCCAATCTAAAGCTGGGGTCTCAATCAAAGCCTTAATCTTGCTGTCCTCTTCAGCTTTATTTGTAGGAGGTGCATCTAGAATAGGATTACTTGGTTGAACTGGAAGCACATCAGGAATTGCATAAAGATCATTACCAAACTCATCCCACTCAGAATCATCAGGCTGTCACATCAAAGAGTGTGTTACTTGAAAAATCGTAGAAGCAATAAAACTGAATTGATACAATTCATAACATGAAGATTTGAGGCTCACAAATCTGAGGGCAGCTGATGAATCTGCAGCTGGAAAAGTTGACTTGTCTTGTTCCATatcttcaacttcactttCAACTTTTGGCCTGCAAAACCAAAACAGCCTAACTAAGTCGGATCATCAAAAGTTATCGCCATAGGAAACTGACTTCACATTTGCATTCCCATGGCCAGCAATTACTTCTGTTTTTAGGCTAATGTTCACAACACATGGGAGTGCTGCTAGGTCAAGTAACTCaattaatattcttttctCCATTTACAAAGATGTTCATTTAAGAAAGATGACATGATCTAAATTAGTGGGGAATCAAACACACATGTAACACCAACTTATACAAAACCATTTGATTAAAGGTTTAAGATCGTACTCTTGTTTAGTAACAATGGGTAAACGAGGTCTTCCAGGAACACGGCGAATTAAAACTGAAGTATTCTTTGGGATCAACATTGCTTCATCAAGATATTCTGAAAATTACAAAGGAGATAACAGAATCTATAAAACAATAGTACGACATCAATCCAAAAACCAGACTTAGAATATGTGATTCTCCATAGACGGTCACAAAAACCCCATTGTTGATGTTTCACATTAATACGAGGATAACCTCATAAATCCAACATTGTTAAAGTGAgcattaaatttaaaccaaaCCAATGAAATTCGACAGTTCTTAGttttagaaaagtcaaagttacTTGAGTATTTATGCAAGTTAGTGCCCTCAAACCTGGAATTTTAGACTacagaaataaaataagactCTCCAAAGATTACAGAGAGATAATTAGTTATCGTAAGTAGCACTCATTTAACAGCCCTCGACCCATAATCGTTTTAAAAGTGCCTATGAAAATTAGCTAAATTCAATTGGAGCCAAAACCCACCTTCATTAGTCTGGGCGTTGGTGACCACAAGATCAAAATCAGTGCCCCTTCCCAAGTGCTTcgattcaaatattttttctttcaaagtaCCAACTGAGATGAAAGGACCGTCCATAGCAATTGAATCATAATCTCTTGCactcttaaatttataatacaccgccatagtattttttttcaaagataatatAATAAAGCGAAAGGAACAAGCAATGAATATTAGGAAtgtgtagaaagaaaaaaagttcaaaggCCTTCAGAAAAAGGGGCCTTATATTTAACTCGAacaaatgaaatgaaacaaTACAAAAGATCAAACACTTCTCCCTTCAACAAAACCGGGATCGAACAAATCGAACTGCCAAAAAGAGGGCTTCTACAAACTTCGTTCGCTGAAATTCCCGTTATTCTCGTCTGGCAAAAGTACAATAAATCTCAATGGATTTCAGTCGAAACCACAAAGACGATAAGAATCCCGTCTCAATCTCAATGGAGTTCCGTAGATCGAAGAAGCAACAGTAGAGATTCCGTTAATCGAAAAGCTCGTCAAGGAACAGATAACTCAAAAGGgagataaacaaaaaccctTAAATCCCCCACAGAAGAGCAAGCAAGCAACCACCACGGAAGAGTCTTCAACCCGATCAGTAAACAAAAACTCAACAGAATCAGAAAATCTTATCTTCAAAAAATCGACCCAGCGGCGGCGAGAGATCAGATCCTCAAAACAGCACCATTCGTCAAAGCAGCAATCGAGATCCGGGAAACCACCGTCGGGAGATGAAAATACCAAAGATCGATACGATTCTTCAACGGcgaaacaaataaaatcacGAAACGGGAACAGAAACACATGAAATCCCAAGGGAAATTTGGCGGTTTGAAGCGCGCGAGCGTTATGGGGTTGCGTTAGGGTTAAGGAAATTGGGGattggagagagaaaaaaagagaagagggTTATGATCTTTGAGAAAATTGAGGCTAAGAGTGCGAAAGGCCTCAATTTATAGTcttaagaaatatattatttttctttttccttatcAATTTCGAGTTTTTGCTTTTCCCGGTAAAGCCgcgttttatcatttattttaagcCGCGTTTTattctgtttttaaattaaaattttacgccgatttttctttttgtttttttgccTTTTCGGAAATAATTAGAGCGCCAAATTACTTCGTGGATCTTATAAAATACATTAGTagatttaccaaatatattacttCTTGTCAGTTAATCAcatgctctttttttttttttttttgtatttattgtgaatttttcgtttttttggataaattcaaattttaaataactaaagTGTGTTTGGTAGGCTTGTTTTTAAGAACAAACcaaacacaatttttaaattttgaaaaataaaatttgtatattgtttttttgcaaaataatgTTTAGATAAACGggaatttgtttattttattttcatttttaagtatatttttaagaaaaactaaaatacttggttttgtgaaaaattgtaaaaaataaaacattcataaaatatttgctttcttaaaaaataaagctCGTAATTAATTTTGCAGTTCTCTTGTATAGAtggtaaataatttatttacttttttcatttttgaaaaacctCTTCAATTTAtctataactaaaattttataaaactcaaGTCTTATAAACTTTCACCTTGGTTAATGCGGTGAAAGAGAAGCCAAGTAAAACTCACAAAAGTATgaaattcattaaattaaaataaaaataaatagatgaaGGACGATTGCAACAGATTTAGTCTTtacaatgaaaacaaatttccCCTCATCCCTATAaccattaaataaaatacacaaATGTTACTcgattgattttgaattaattgtATAACTAGCcaagattaagaaaaaaaataacgaGTCAAAAATAACACTAACAATAAAGTTGATTTAGGTCAAAACCATAGTTGGTGTGCTTGGCCAATACCAAGATTGAGGTTAACCCTAACAAAATAGCCAATGGGGTATGTTCCACTTATGGTACTGTTCAAAGCATCGCTCTAGCACTAAGAATGGACACGGGAGAAGACATTCGACTAACCTTGACCTTGGCCTAGCTGAAGGCAACCCTAAGCAAACATGGAATTAAGCACTATCGCATATTAAAACGTATCACATTTAGTCTTAAgtattggtttttctttttagacattgtttataagttttcaaactttaCAGATTTACCACTTAGACTATAATTTTGTTCTCGATCTCTatctttcaatatttatacatttaacctccgtttttcttttaaataattatcttcAATCATTTGGTGTTAGtggtgttaattattttaaaacaactaTTTAGTTAGTTCTAAATTTTAACAAcgataaataataatcaaactttaattcATTATTGGCACTGTATTTTCCTCATGACAAGAGGTTCCGGgttcaaaactcaaatttcaaattacttaaataccaaatataaatttttttatttactacaTAGAGCTCTAAAATGAATATATCCATTTTCCATTATCTTCGGTTTTCATTTGTCACCATTTCATATCACATGTGGTTATTATTGACATACGTCAATGCATCGTCGTCATTTGAAATGAATGATTGCATGACTGTACATCCGACGATTtacataaaatgaaatatatattttgattccaTATTGGAGAAGCAAACACCCAAAATTAGAACGTGTTCCATCTGTAAATGCTTGTTCCAACTACAATTAAATAGTtccataaatttgaaaaaagtgGTTCATATATGAGTAAATAAAGGCTAGAGACTAACATATGGGTCCAACCGTGGTGTGATGGTTGTTTAAAAAAGTGGAAAAGGGATaagaattcaaaagaaaaagagatggCCATATCAACAATCCAACAACCAAAATTGTCACATCATTAAGTCATgatcaacaaaaaattgagtgTCACACCaacatttaaaactatttttgaacataaaatattaaaatggcCACCATGTTAAAAACTCAGCTACATGGACATTGGCCATCAACCTTGACGAAAAAATTGTTGtgtaaaaaattgttacaaattacatatatatgttcTAACGTGACAttgattttatcaaacacataTAAAAAGTAGACTATGGAAATCTACATAaccaatacaataaaaaaatgaccatcaaacaaaaatttcactGTATCATGATTTCATAAACTATGATTTTAGAGGAAAAATTGTATGGTTTTGACAATTGAATCACGGTCAGGTTAACagttaaaaacattttaatatgTATTAATTCAAGTGAATTTAACTTTGAtctttatttactattttttaagtCAACAGTTAAAAGTTCAATCTTTCAGTGCCAAGGAAACATTTTGTTGTTCAATCCAATGCAAGAGCTAGTAAACACAGAGTCCAGCATTTAGCTATAGTCTATAGGATGTACTTAccttatttaatttgtgtagacttttttttctttcttttgagaCCTTTTGATTGTATTTgctcattttgattttgatagtcattttatttcaaacatattcAAATAGATCATTTGTTTAATCTTTGACTAcgaaaatataagatattgtCGATGATTTTACTCACAATCAATTacgatttaaaaataaaagggtgtataattatcattaattcaaaataaaaactaaaatttcaagttaaaacataaaatataaccaaaaagaaaaataatcatcattaaaacatactaaaacaataactaGTCAAATAACAAActttattactttatttaactattaacactcaatttatttaacaattaagtTATGAAATCAttggttgattttgttattatctTATTAAAGTTAATATAGATTAGTAGTGTgtagttttatttgtttacttatttgtattgaataaaatcaaagaagTAAAACGGTATTAACTTCTTGAtgacaaataatatttttaatttaaaacaaaaatttaagtatattttcaaaagtttggtGTGAGTTAATTAGTCATATGCATTCTTTTACTTGACTAATCATTGTTTTACAATGATTTAagtacaaaattttgttttaatatttgttagaaTGTGtgaaagtttataatttaacttaaaattttaatgaacGTGGAATTTGGATCGttaggagtttttttttttttttaaagaaagaaaaaagcttAGAGGTATTTTCGAAACTTTTGAATAGTTTATGGgtactttataaatataattttaacgGTTTTCATCTAAAACTAGTTACAGTGATATTTTCGAAAGTTTAAGGATACTTTAAAACCGTTGATTAGTATTTTtaacacaaactacaaaatttatatacattgtttttaataacttaaccttttttataaacattttggtCCATACAATTTCAAATGTCCAGTTTGAGAGTCGTTTGAGATGATGGCTatataagattataatatCCACATATTGctacaataaataatatttaaaactcATTATTTAGCTATAGTAAACATCATTTTAAAACATCTTATTTGCTACcgtatttattatttgctatgatttttactatttcaaattcattgtttattttattatttgctacaatgtttaccattttattatcaaacttaaaaaatttacacactaaacacatactattataattcaaacttaAACGTTTTGCACTTCAAACGCGAGCTATTTTTATCAAACCACAAAAACTTAGGATTATAGTAACTCGTTCATTGCTCCAATCgccaatttaatatttttactttaaacaatttttaaaatttgtacttaaaactactaaaaaaatgcatgcaattggtaaataataataataccaGTATTTTTCGTAGCAAATTACAAATTGTGAAATACGTTTCAATTGAGAGGTTTTCGAATGTGGTAAAACgagttaacatttttttacttgtaTCTTGAAATCATTGGATactcatatttgaaaatgtcacaTATTTATGCAgtgttaaaaaattatttacaactaTTAGCTTTATAGTTAATTGAGTATAGTTTGATGTGTAACTTACATTTTCgtttactaatttaaattaacacaatGTTCAAACGTTTTGATTTGGTACCTCTTAGGAGTGTTTAAAACAACCTAATCGAGTTTTAAAAACCATAtataatagttttattattttaaaatttgtctaCTAATTCAAATAGTTATGTAAAAATGTGATAGCCGAAgtaaacaaacacaaattaaacCCATAGACCAGATGATCCTCGTATGAGGTGTTCATTTTTTGCCATTTAGTTAGcaaaattaagtttacaaATCACTGCTtcttatacatatatttttaaagatgtttTAGTATGAACTTTCACGATTGTTTTAAATACCCAAATCCAAGTTTTAACACAcacaaaattgtttttgtttttataattcaatcgttttctttaaaaaagataaacatcATAGAacgaaaaaaacaaacaaacatagcataaaaaaaatgtaacttgtAAGAGAAGTTGTATTCAAACAATGTATTAGTTACTTATCTCACGTTCACAATATGCATAGATGAAACCAATTCATACGGTGCTAAAAAGTACTTGAATTCTCATACAAGATCTAGTTTCATCTATTAACCCTTTGTTGAAGCTTATTCGTTTATCATGTTACGTGCCATATCTCtcatttgataaatttttattatttgttgttcattcattttgattttaatgacAACAGGCAACAAAGATCGGAGAGCATTAATGGTTTTGTTCTCATTTTTCCACTGATGAGTTGAAGTTTATAAGTTCGAATGACGTAAAAGTACGACCCCAATGCTACAAAAACATCCTTTAAGGCATAAACCCGAATACATACTCCGATTACTTGTTGGCATATACATTCAACATAAATTAGGGCTATGaacttgattttatttattttcaccGTATTCTTGTCGTTGTTTTGTACCTTGTTCTATATGATTGATgtccttattttttttttcttcaaatcttAGACCAGAGTCgtcaaagaaaacataaaaattgatgatcaaatattgacaaaatgaaataaaagaaacataaataattacaaataattaataacataacaaaataaaaaaaataaaaagaacagtaatttatatttcattggcaattgaatttgaaagtaaaaagagAACTGTACTTAGCTGAGCTCGAAAAGTGTACCCACCTCACCAACATCAATGCGCCACGTGTCTTGTTCTCTTTGGTacgcttttattttttaattacaataattattattttgcttcaacgaaaaggaaaaaagcaAAGCTTGGTTGAATCTTACAATgaaaaaacccaaaataattacaattattttaaaaaaggaagaaaaaaaaaagtctctttcctcttttcttttcttatctctctctctctcctctgtCTGTTCGTCTTCATCTCACTCTTCTGACATCAGTTCTTCACCGTCGATTTGCCGGAACCCTAATTTTGACGCTCGGAGAAGCCAAATCTTTTTGTGTTTGCTTTTATtcagtttattggatttgtcGCTGAATGCAGTTAGGGTTTTATTGTTGTATTTCGGTTTGAGCAGTTAGTGTTGCGACTGCTTAAACTTTGTTGGCTCGGTCGAGACTCACTGAAGCttagggttttttttgttCGAAGCAGTAGATGACTGTGATACAAGGGAATAGCTGAGATCAAACGGGTTGGTTTTCATCACCGGATGGAGGGAGGTAGCGTCTCTAGACTTACTTCTGGTACtgttcatttcctttttttttgtttgaaatctTCTTCTGGGTTTGTTTTtcatatggttttttttttgtttttgttccaATTGTTTATAGTGAGTATGTGTTTTAATCTTGATATGAATCGATGAGCTGTTAGGctggattttcttttaatggaCTTTTTGGAAGTTCTTTGAAGTTGTCCTGAAATTGGTTTTTCATTAATTGTTGAGACTTTGTTGTGGGTTTTTGATACATGCCAAATGCCAATGCCGTGGAATGTTGGGTTCGTGATCGGAGCTATGTGAATATGTGTTTTGGGGGGAGTTTCtcatactaatttttttactcaGATGCTTTTATCCGAGAGTATATGGCCAATTAATTTGTGTACTAGGTAAGGTAGTTGCGTCTCATGTGTTGCATCAACCATCAATTTTATAGAACGGGTATCTGGTAGTTTCTGTTGATGCCACTGTTGGAGATTTGAGCCTTTTGTTtctacctctctctctcttcgtAAGGAACAATTTaattgatgaatgaaatatcCAGAGTGATACAAAAAACCAATACATTGGATTATGAAAGTCGAAAGATATCTTCAATTAGCTACAAGGAGATTTAAGTGGGCCCATAAACCGAACTACGTAAACATGTTTGAAATTGTTGACAtcgatttctttttcattaaaaaaagtattccTCTCCCACCCCACAGTATTCCTTCACGGGTAAAAGTTGGTATTAAAGGATGGAGAATTTTTTCTGGGGGGGATTCTgagtttaaagaaaaatgaggaaGAGTTGaagttcaagaaaaaaaaaaaaagaatgagttGTGATAAAGAAGATTGAATTGCGTTAAACTATTTAGGAACGAATAATAGTTATAATAAAACTTCATTTCTGCAATGACTAAACAAGTTCAATCACTAGATGACGGACTTCTAGCAATGATTTATGTTGCATATGCCTGTATTTTACTCACTTTGAAGATTCTTATGAGAtttttggatttgaattttttttaatttcttaagaagaatttgctataaatttggaaaagatTATTAGCACAttaacttcttcttcttcttctatttttttttccaaatcatTTCTAAAGCAGAGATAAACCCATGGATTATGATGACAATGACTTTCAAAGCCAGAATCTTCATTTAGCTGGTGAAGGAAGTGCCAAATTTCCACCTGTTCTTCGACAATATGCTCTCccaaagtttgattttgatgacACCCTTCAGGGGCCTGTAAGATTTGATGGTTTGGTTGAACCTGAGGTGTTCTTAGGTATTGAGAATAACGAAGATACTCAGTGGATTGAAGATTATTCCCGTGTAAGTAGTGGGATAGGATTTACTTCTTGTGCAGCAGAATCTTGTTCTATATTGAGGCGGAAGAATGTTTGGTCTGAGGCCACTTCCTCTGAATCTGTTGAAATGTTATTGAAGTCCGTTGGGCAGGAAGATATCAATCTGGCACCAACTGTTACTGGCGAGTCAAATGCTCGTGAAAAATTGGACTACTTAACAAACCCAATGGATCCTACTCTAAAAGATGATGGTAGTAGTTTCTGTGAAATGGGCGATTTACAGCCTACTTTGCTATCAAATATAAGTCTTGAGGAATTGCATGTTGTTAACGAGGAGATAAGAGGGGAGCAACAACAACCTCAAAGGGATAATCCTACTGAATTTCAAGAGATCTGTACTGTTGATAGAAGTTTAGGTGAGGTTGATCCTGGTGTTGCCCATGAACTTGTAGATATGCCAGCAAGTGAGGGAAGTTCAGGTATTGATGAAAACAGTAAGAAAACGTTTGCAAGTACAATTAATACTCCAGTTTCCTTATTAGCAGAAGATAAAGGGCAAGATGATTTTTCTGCTTCAGGAAAGCATATAGATGATTTGGTTACTTGTGCGCATGAAGGTAGTGGAAAGTTGGGCAGTCAAAAGATTgaacaacaaataaaagatttatctAAGAATCCTGTTAATACATATGTTGGAAACATTGAACAAGTGGTCAATTCACACGAGTTGagtaaagaaaaccaaaacccTCTTTTATCACCCTCAGTTCCTTCAGAAAGATTGGTCGTTGAATCTAGTATTTCTCCTTTGCAGTCCCATGCAAGTATGACCTTGAAGGGGGATTGTGTGTTCCACTCGGGTAGTGGAAAGGTTATGCCTGAAGTTCCTTCTGAAACTGACAAGTTAGATGATAAGGTCTTGTGTTCAAATATGGAGTTCGGGAATCCGTCTAAAGAAAGTGTATGCGAGGTATTACCAGCCGTTGTTGAAGGTGATGCCAGAACTGAGACGTGTGTTGAGGGGAAAAACATTAATGCAGAAGTTTGTGCCGTTCAAGGGCCTAGGATTGATTCAGTTGGGCAGATGGCTTGTGGACAAGAAATGATCAGTGAACATCTCCCCTTGGGCATTGAGATACAAACTAGTAAGTCTGA of the Cucumis sativus cultivar 9930 chromosome 3, Cucumber_9930_V3, whole genome shotgun sequence genome contains:
- the LOC101222261 gene encoding E3 ubiquitin ligase PARAQUAT TOLERANCE 3 isoform X2, translated to MAVYYKFKSARDYDSIAMDGPFISVGTLKEKIFESKHLGRGTDFDLVVTNAQTNEEYLDEAMLIPKNTSVLIRRVPGRPRLPIVTKQEPKVESEVEDMEQDKSTFPAADSSAALRFPDDSEWDEFGNDLYAIPDVLPVQPSNPILDAPPTNKAEEDSKIKALIETPALDWQHQGSDGFGTGRGFGRGVGGRMGGRGFGFERKTPPQGYVCHRCKIPGHFIQHCPTNGDPSYDIRRVKPPTGIPKSMLMATPDGSYALPSGAVAVLKPNEAAFEKEIEGLPSTRSVGDLPPELHCPLCKEVMKDAVLTSKCCFKSFCDKCIRDHIITKSACVCGATNILADDLLPNKTLRDTINRILESGNSSADNAGSAYQVQDMESARVAQPKVPSPTLSAASKGERNIQSVIEETTKTKEVEEEKVVTSGPQTLVEKVKATKVVDESEATHESISVKEQASQGSALIVDEEVQQKMAASEAVKKKKKKKVRPPANDFQWKTSQDLATENYMMPMGGPAPYNPYWTGMQSGFDGYMNMPSYAAPMPYMGGYGLGPLDMPFGPVMPQDPFAMQNYMFPVAPPQRDLADFGMGMNIAPHAMSREEFEARKAGLNLRRKHENERRVEREREPPKDREFGREVCTGGDGPSMKQKSKFAPQTSNSEHNPNRRRPESSPDVPRNIGPPGPPLPRKRKSEHHDHDIDKDNHNDHYDHGHNRHRQHSESRGASEVSAKSAASAAADRKQKMSVFSRISFPEEEAIKKRKLSSSKEAPPNDSGASATHHKSSSSNGYYDDYKPKAATTMVTSSRGRSSATSATSLDCESSDDDRHFKRKPSRYEPSPPPPSDWDQEESRHPRGSTRDRERERERERSSYSKHR
- the LOC101222261 gene encoding E3 ubiquitin ligase PARAQUAT TOLERANCE 3 isoform X1, whose amino-acid sequence is MAVYYKFKSARDYDSIAMDGPFISVGTLKEKIFESKHLGRGTDFDLVVTNAQTNEEYLDEAMLIPKNTSVLIRRVPGRPRLPIVTKQEPKVESEVEDMEQDKSTFPAADSSAALRFPDDSEWDEFGNDLYAIPDVLPVQPSNPILDAPPTNKAEEDSKIKALIETPALDWQHQGSDGFGTGRGFGRGVGGRMGGRGFGFERKTPPQGYVCHRCKIPGHFIQHCPTNGDPSYDIRRVKPPTGIPKSMLMATPDGSYALPSGAVAVLKPNEAAFEKEIEGLPSTRSVGDLPPELHCPLCKEVMKDAVLTSKCCFKSFCDKCIRDHIITKSACVCGATNILADDLLPNKTLRDTINRILESGNSSADNAGSAYQVQDMESARVAQPKVPSPTLSAASKGERNIQSVIEETTKTKEVEEEKVVTSGPQTLVEKVKATKVVDESEATHESISVKEQASQGSALIVDEEVQQKMAASEAVKKKKKKKVRPPANDFQWKTSQDLATENYMMPMGGPAPYNPYWTGMQSGFDGYMNMPSYAAPMPYMGGYGLGPLDMPFGPVMPQDPFAMQNYMFPVAPPQRDLADFGMGMNIAPHAMSREEFEARKAGLNLRRKHENERRVESREREPPKDREFGREVCTGGDGPSMKQKSKFAPQTSNSEHNPNRRRPESSPDVPRNIGPPGPPLPRKRKSEHHDHDIDKDNHNDHYDHGHNRHRQHSESRGASEVSAKSAASAAADRKQKMSVFSRISFPEEEAIKKRKLSSSKEAPPNDSGASATHHKSSSSNGYYDDYKPKAATTMVTSSRGRSSATSATSLDCESSDDDRHFKRKPSRYEPSPPPPSDWDQEESRHPRGSTRDRERERERERSSYSKHR
- the LOC101222261 gene encoding E3 ubiquitin ligase PQT3-like isoform X3, which encodes MEQDKSTFPAADSSAALRFPDDSEWDEFGNDLYAIPDVLPVQPSNPILDAPPTNKAEEDSKIKALIETPALDWQHQGSDGFGTGRGFGRGVGGRMGGRGFGFERKTPPQGYVCHRCKIPGHFIQHCPTNGDPSYDIRRVKPPTGIPKSMLMATPDGSYALPSGAVAVLKPNEAAFEKEIEGLPSTRSVGDLPPELHCPLCKEVMKDAVLTSKCCFKSFCDKCIRDHIITKSACVCGATNILADDLLPNKTLRDTINRILESGNSSADNAGSAYQVQDMESARVAQPKVPSPTLSAASKGERNIQSVIEETTKTKEVEEEKVVTSGPQTLVEKVKATKVVDESEATHESISVKEQASQGSALIVDEEVQQKMAASEAVKKKKKKKVRPPANDFQWKTSQDLATENYMMPMGGPAPYNPYWTGMQSGFDGYMNMPSYAAPMPYMGGYGLGPLDMPFGPVMPQDPFAMQNYMFPVAPPQRDLADFGMGMNIAPHAMSREEFEARKAGLNLRRKHENERRVESREREPPKDREFGREVCTGGDGPSMKQKSKFAPQTSNSEHNPNRRRPESSPDVPRNIGPPGPPLPRKRKSEHHDHDIDKDNHNDHYDHGHNRHRQHSESRGASEVSAKSAASAAADRKQKMSVFSRISFPEEEAIKKRKLSSSKEAPPNDSGASATHHKSSSSNGYYDDYKPKAATTMVTSSRGRSSATSATSLDCESSDDDRHFKRKPSRYEPSPPPPSDWDQEESRHPRGSTRDRERERERERSSYSKHR